The following coding sequences lie in one Arachis ipaensis cultivar K30076 chromosome B03, Araip1.1, whole genome shotgun sequence genomic window:
- the LOC107629688 gene encoding uncharacterized protein LOC107629688 isoform X2, which translates to MSSHSHLMTSSTSLLLSKTRSHHHHSLSTYHFSKRYRSRQILCAKTTVSSESESQSSFPILTTVSIPFSQLKDKNSDLSLKIDEGFGRNGLGILSVTDVPGYPSLRANLLRLAPRLANLPKEVKEDLEDPHSRYNFGWSHGKEKLETGKPDLLKGSFYANPIHDTPTSEPSLIQRYPSYCGSNIWPSSALPELEVAFKALGKLMFDVGLMLAYHCDQYVSKGKKINKDEGLKPILHRSRCHKGRLLYYFPSQQGIQDGNSISSWCGWHTDHGSLTGLTCGMFMRDGIEIPCPDSAAGLYIRTRSDQIVKVVYGKDDIAYQIGETTEILSGGYLCATPHCVQAPKGKDTSGIERSTFALFMQPDWDERLSFPEEVHIHKELIASNAALTFGEYSEILLDKYYHRKK; encoded by the exons ATGAGTTCCCACTCACACCTGATGACCTCTTCAACCTCCCTCCTTCTCTCCAAAACCCGCTCACACCACCACCACAGCCTTAGCACTTACCACTTCTCAAAACGGTATCGTTCCCGCCAGATTCTATGCGCCAAAACCACCGTGTCCTCCGAATCCGAATCTCAATCCTCCTTCCCGATTCTCACCACTGTTTCCATTCCTTTCTCTCAGCTCAaa GATAAGAACTCCGACTTGTCGTTGAAGATTGATGAAGGATTCGGACGCAATGGATTGGGGATCCTCTCCGTCACCGAT GTTCCGGGATACCCTTCGTTGCGTGCAAATCTTCTGCGTCTTGCTCCAAG ATTGGCCAATCTTCCTAAAGAAGTGAAAGAGGACCTTGAGGACCCTCATAGTAG GTACAATTTTGGTTGGAGTCATGGGAAAGAGAAACTTGAAACTGGAAAGCCTG ATCTATTGAAAGGATCTTTCTATGCCAATCCCATTCATGATACTCCCACATCAGAGCCATCTTTGATTCAACG GTATCCATCATATTGTGGATCAAATATATGGCCCAGCAGTGCACTACCAGAACTCGAAGTGG CTTTCAAAGCTCTTGGGAAGCTCATGTTTGATGTTGGATTGATGTTGGCATATCATTGCGATCAATATG TATCTAAAGGGAAGAAAATCAACAAGGATGAAGGTCTGAAACCAATACTTCATCGCTCCCGCTGTCACAAAGGACGTTTGCTGTATTATTTTCCTTCACAACAAGG CATCCAAGATGGTAACTCTATCTCTTCTTGGTGTGGATGGCATACAGACCATGGTTCATTGACAG GTCTGACCTGTGGTATGTTTATGAGAGATGGTATAGAGATACCTTGCCCTGATAGTGCTGCCGGCCTTTATATCCGAACAAGAAGTGATCAAATCGTCAAA GTTGTCTATGGAAAAGATGATATAGCTTACCAAATTGGTGAAACAACTGAAATACTTTCTGGTGGTTATCTTTGCGCAACCCCTCATTGTGTGCAG GCTCCTAAGGGGAAGGACACTTCTGGAATTGAGCGATCAACATTTGCATTATTCATGCAACCTGACTG GGACGAAAGACTCAGttttcctgaggaagttcatatCCATAAAGAG CTCATTGCATCAAATGCTGCCCTTACTTTTGGAGAGTATTCAGAGATACTGCTTGACAAATATTACCACCGGAAAAAGTAA
- the LOC107629688 gene encoding uncharacterized protein LOC107629688 isoform X1, which produces MSSHSHLMTSSTSLLLSKTRSHHHHSLSTYHFSKRYRSRQILCAKTTVSSESESQSSFPILTTVSIPFSQLKDKNSDLSLKIDEGFGRNGLGILSVTDVPGYPSLRANLLRLAPRLANLPKEVKEDLEDPHSRYNFGWSHGKEKLETGKPDLLKGSFYANPIHDTPTSEPSLIQRYPSYCGSNIWPSSALPELEVAFKALGKLMFDVGLMLAYHCDQYVSKGKKINKDEGLKPILHRSRCHKGRLLYYFPSQQGIQDGNSISSWCGWHTDHGSLTGLTCGMFMRDGIEIPCPDSAAGLYIRTRSDQIVKVVYGKDDIAYQIGETTEILSGGYLCATPHCVQAPKGKDTSGIERSTFALFMQPDWDERLSFPEEVHIHKELIASNAALTFGEYSEILLDKYYHRKKLLEVIGRWGSHIEKLLIRGSDINKFVKAAESWHR; this is translated from the exons ATGAGTTCCCACTCACACCTGATGACCTCTTCAACCTCCCTCCTTCTCTCCAAAACCCGCTCACACCACCACCACAGCCTTAGCACTTACCACTTCTCAAAACGGTATCGTTCCCGCCAGATTCTATGCGCCAAAACCACCGTGTCCTCCGAATCCGAATCTCAATCCTCCTTCCCGATTCTCACCACTGTTTCCATTCCTTTCTCTCAGCTCAaa GATAAGAACTCCGACTTGTCGTTGAAGATTGATGAAGGATTCGGACGCAATGGATTGGGGATCCTCTCCGTCACCGAT GTTCCGGGATACCCTTCGTTGCGTGCAAATCTTCTGCGTCTTGCTCCAAG ATTGGCCAATCTTCCTAAAGAAGTGAAAGAGGACCTTGAGGACCCTCATAGTAG GTACAATTTTGGTTGGAGTCATGGGAAAGAGAAACTTGAAACTGGAAAGCCTG ATCTATTGAAAGGATCTTTCTATGCCAATCCCATTCATGATACTCCCACATCAGAGCCATCTTTGATTCAACG GTATCCATCATATTGTGGATCAAATATATGGCCCAGCAGTGCACTACCAGAACTCGAAGTGG CTTTCAAAGCTCTTGGGAAGCTCATGTTTGATGTTGGATTGATGTTGGCATATCATTGCGATCAATATG TATCTAAAGGGAAGAAAATCAACAAGGATGAAGGTCTGAAACCAATACTTCATCGCTCCCGCTGTCACAAAGGACGTTTGCTGTATTATTTTCCTTCACAACAAGG CATCCAAGATGGTAACTCTATCTCTTCTTGGTGTGGATGGCATACAGACCATGGTTCATTGACAG GTCTGACCTGTGGTATGTTTATGAGAGATGGTATAGAGATACCTTGCCCTGATAGTGCTGCCGGCCTTTATATCCGAACAAGAAGTGATCAAATCGTCAAA GTTGTCTATGGAAAAGATGATATAGCTTACCAAATTGGTGAAACAACTGAAATACTTTCTGGTGGTTATCTTTGCGCAACCCCTCATTGTGTGCAG GCTCCTAAGGGGAAGGACACTTCTGGAATTGAGCGATCAACATTTGCATTATTCATGCAACCTGACTG GGACGAAAGACTCAGttttcctgaggaagttcatatCCATAAAGAG CTCATTGCATCAAATGCTGCCCTTACTTTTGGAGAGTATTCAGAGATACTGCTTGACAAATATTACCACCGGAAAAA GCTACTTGAAGTAATTGGGCGTTGGGGGTCTCATATTGAAAAACTGTTAATCCGAGGGAGTGACATAAATAAATTTGTAAAGGCAGCTGAGTCTTGGCACAGATAA
- the LOC107629689 gene encoding uncharacterized protein LOC107629689, whose translation MTLFIFNLCLAFLFAASAFAKPEVYIQNGNFEEKPDPRFLKKTRIIGKYSLPKWEINGFVEYINGGPQPGGMYFPVTHGEHAVRLGNEASISQTIKVIPGHWYALILGASRTCAQDEVLRISVPPHKGDVPLQTLYSLNGDVIAWGFKAASNFTKVTFLNPGVQEDPACGPLLDAVAIREFIPPKPTRTNLVKNPGFEEGPFPIFKSNNGVLLPPMQQDYMSPLPGWIIESLKAIKFIDSKHFNVPYGKAAVELVAGREGAIAQIIRTVPNKVYKMVFTVGDARNGCHGSMMVEAFAAKEKLQVQFTSKGNGKFKTASFKFKAIANRTRITFYSSFYHTRINDYGSLCGPVLDQVMVYPVA comes from the exons ATGACATTGTTCATTTTCAATCTCTGTTTGGCTTTTCTATTTGCTGCTTCAGCTTTTGCCAAGCCAGAAG TTTACATCCAAAATGGCAACTTTGAGGAGAAGCCAGACCCAAGATTCCTGAAGAAAACAAGAATCATTGGGAAATATTCATTGCCAAAATGGGAGATCAATGGTTTTGTTGAGTATATCAATGGTGGACCACAACCTGGAGGAATGTACTTTCCAGTGACACATGGAGAGCATGCTGTGAGGCTTGGCAATGAAGCCTCAATATCCCAAACCATCAAAGTCATACCTGGTCACTG GTATGCTCTAATACTAGGAGCCTCAAGGACTTGTGCTCAAGATGAAGTTTTGAGAATCTCAGTGCCTCCACATAAGGGTGATGTTCCTCTTCAGACACTTTATAGCCTCAATGGTGATGTTATAGCTTGGGGATTCAAGGCCGCTTCTAATTTCACCAAAGTGACATTCCTCAACCCCGGAGTTCAAGAAGACCCTGCTTGTGGTCCTCTCTTGGATGCTGTTGCCATCAGAGAGTTCATCCCTCCAAAGCCTACAAGAA CTAATTTGGTGAAAAATCCTGGGTTTGAGGAGGGTCCATTCCCAATTTTCAAATCAAACAATGGAGTTTTACTTCCACCTATGCAGCAAGATTATATGTCTCCACTCCCTGGTTGGATTATCGAATCTCTCAAAGCCATAAAGTTCATTGATTCGAAGCATTTTAATGTCCCATATGGGAAGGCAGCGGTGGAGCTAGTTGCAGGAAGGGAAGGTGCCATTGCTCAAATCATCAGAACAGTTCCAAACAAAGTCTACAAGATGGTGTTTACAGTTGGCGACGCAAGGAATGGATGTCATGGATCAATGATGGTTGAGGCTTTTGCCGCGAAAGAGAAACTTCAAGTTCAATTCACTTCTAAAGGAAATGGTAAATTCAAGACTGCAAGTTTCAAGTTCAAGGCAATTGCAAACAGAACCAGAATAACATTCTACAGCTCTTTCTATCATACAAGAATTAATGACTATGGTTCTCTTTGTGGCCCTGTTCTTGATCAAGTCATGGTGTACCCTGTCGCCTAA
- the LOC107629688 gene encoding uncharacterized protein LOC107629688 isoform X3: protein MSSHSHLMTSSTSLLLSKTRSHHHHSLSTYHFSKRYRSRQILCAKTTVSSESESQSSFPILTTVSIPFSQLKDKNSDLSLKIDEGFGRNGLGILSVTDVPGYPSLRANLLRLAPRLANLPKEVKEDLEDPHSRYNFGWSHGKEKLETGKPDLLKGSFYANPIHDTPTSEPSLIQRYPSYCGSNIWPSSALPELEVAFKALGKLMFDVGLMLAYHCDQYVSKGKKINKDEGLKPILHRSRCHKGRLLYYFPSQQGIQDGNSISSWCGWHTDHGSLTGLTCGMFMRDGIEIPCPDSAAGLYIRTRSDQIVKVVYGKDDIAYQIGETTEILSGGYLCATPHCVQAPKGKDTSGIERSTFALFMQPDWDERLSFPEEVHIHKELIASNAALTFGEYSEILLDKYYHRKK from the exons ATGAGTTCCCACTCACACCTGATGACCTCTTCAACCTCCCTCCTTCTCTCCAAAACCCGCTCACACCACCACCACAGCCTTAGCACTTACCACTTCTCAAAACGGTATCGTTCCCGCCAGATTCTATGCGCCAAAACCACCGTGTCCTCCGAATCCGAATCTCAATCCTCCTTCCCGATTCTCACCACTGTTTCCATTCCTTTCTCTCAGCTCAaa GATAAGAACTCCGACTTGTCGTTGAAGATTGATGAAGGATTCGGACGCAATGGATTGGGGATCCTCTCCGTCACCGAT GTTCCGGGATACCCTTCGTTGCGTGCAAATCTTCTGCGTCTTGCTCCAAG ATTGGCCAATCTTCCTAAAGAAGTGAAAGAGGACCTTGAGGACCCTCATAGTAG GTACAATTTTGGTTGGAGTCATGGGAAAGAGAAACTTGAAACTGGAAAGCCTG ATCTATTGAAAGGATCTTTCTATGCCAATCCCATTCATGATACTCCCACATCAGAGCCATCTTTGATTCAACG GTATCCATCATATTGTGGATCAAATATATGGCCCAGCAGTGCACTACCAGAACTCGAAGTGG CTTTCAAAGCTCTTGGGAAGCTCATGTTTGATGTTGGATTGATGTTGGCATATCATTGCGATCAATATG TATCTAAAGGGAAGAAAATCAACAAGGATGAAGGTCTGAAACCAATACTTCATCGCTCCCGCTGTCACAAAGGACGTTTGCTGTATTATTTTCCTTCACAACAAGG CATCCAAGATGGTAACTCTATCTCTTCTTGGTGTGGATGGCATACAGACCATGGTTCATTGACAG GTCTGACCTGTGGTATGTTTATGAGAGATGGTATAGAGATACCTTGCCCTGATAGTGCTGCCGGCCTTTATATCCGAACAAGAAGTGATCAAATCGTCAAA GTTGTCTATGGAAAAGATGATATAGCTTACCAAATTGGTGAAACAACTGAAATACTTTCTGGTGGTTATCTTTGCGCAACCCCTCATTGTGTGCAG GCTCCTAAGGGGAAGGACACTTCTGGAATTGAGCGATCAACATTTGCATTATTCATGCAACCTGACTG GGACGAAAGACTCAGttttcctgaggaagttcatatCCATAAAGAG CTCATTGCATCAAATGCTGCCCTTACTTTTGGAGAGTATTCAGAGATACTGCTTGACAAATATTACCACCGGAAAAA GTAA